DNA sequence from the Bacillus pumilus genome:
GTTCACGAAAAATATTGTAAAAAAACACAATATACCGACAAGTCAGTTCGAATTTCAAATGCTGTATGGCATGAGATCAGAAACGCAGCAGGCACTTGTGAAGGAAGGCTATCAAATGAGGGTCTATACCCCGTATGGACGAGAGTGGTATGGCTACTACATGAGACGTCTTGCAGAACGGCCGGCAAACATTGCCTTTGCTTTAAAAGGAATGACGAAAAAATAATTTGAAACGGGAGCGTGACAAAGATGACAACACCTTACAAACATGAACCATTCACGGATTTTAGCCAGGAAGAAAACCGTAAAGCGTTTGAACAAGCATTAGCAAAGGTAACAGAATCACTGGGTCAAACCTATCCGCTCGTGATTAATGGCGAAAGAATCGAAACGAAAGACCAAATTGTCTCGATCAATCCAGCGAAAAAGGATGAAGTTGTTGGAACCGTATCAAAGGCCGGGAAAGAAGAGGCAGAACAAGCGGTTCAGGCTGCGGCCAAAGCATTTGAAACTTGGCGCTATACGTCTCCAGAAGAAAGAGCCAGCGTCATATTCCGTGCTGCGGCAAGCATTCGCCGTAAAAAGCATGAGTATTCAGCCCTTCTTGTCAAAGAAGCAGGTAAGCCTTGGAACGAGGCGGACGCAGATACAGCAGAAGCGATCGACTTCCTTGAATATTATGCTCGTCAAATGCTGGAGCTGGCGAAAGGCAAACCAGTGAACAGCCGCGAAGGGGAACACAATCAATACGTATACACACCAACTGGCGTGACGCTCGTCATTCCGCCGTGGAACTTCTTGTTTGCCATTATGGCAGGAACAACAGTAGCACCAATCGTTACAGGGAACACAGTTGTCTTAAAACCTGCAAGTGCAACTCCTGTCATTGCCGCACGTTTTGTGGAAGAGCTTGAGCAAGCAGGTCTTCCAAAGGGTGTGGTGAACTTTGTACCAGGAAGCGGAGCTGAAGTTGGAGATTACTTAGTCGATCACCCGAAAACAAGCCTGATTACATTCACTGGCTCAAGAGAAGTAGGGACACGTATCTTTGAACGTGCGGCAAAAGTACAGCCAGGTCAGCAGCATTTAAAGCGTGTCATTGCTGAAATGGGCGGTAAAGATACAGTGGTTGTAGATGAGGATGCAGACGTCGAATTAGCGGCTAATGCCATTTTCACATCAGCCTTCGGTTTTTCAGGTCAGAAATGTTCAGCTGGATCTCGGGCAGTCGTCCACGAGAAGCTGTATGACCAAGTGATCGAGCGAGTGAAGGAAATCACAGAAACGAAAACAACAGCGAACCCTCTTTCTGCGGATGTCTACATGGGGCCTGTCATTGATCAAGCGTCCTTTGACAAGATCACGGATTATATCGAGGTTGGCAAACAGGAAGGCCGCTTAGTCACTGGCGGAACGAGTGATAATTCGGAAGGATATTTCATTCATCCAACCATTTTTGCGGATCTTGAGCCAACATCTCGCTTGATGCAAGAAGAAATCTTTGGACCTGTCTTGGCCTTCTCGAAAGTGTCTAGCTTTGATGAGGCACTTGAAGTAGCCAACAACACGGAATATGGTTTGACAGGTGCTGTCATTACCAATAATCGTGATCACATCAACCGTGCGAAGCAGGAGTTCCACGTAGGAAACCTCTACTTTAACCGTAACTGCACAGGAGCCATCGTGGGATACCACCCATTCGGCGGATTCAAAATGTCAGGAACCGATTCAAAAGCAGGTGGTCCAGATTACCTAGCTCTACACATGCAGGCAAAAACGATTAGTGAAATGTTTTAAGTTGGAAAAGCATGAACCTGTACACACGGGTTCATGCTTTTTTTGCTTGTCTACGACTTGTTTCTATGCAAATCTGTCCGGAAAGAAGTATGATAAATGTATTACTTAATCAGGGAGCAATCGGGATGGAAGAGATATTAGAAAAGCTTCATACATTTTTTGATGTCGATAAGTTAATTGCATTTATTAGCGGGTATTTAAAAAAACCAGTCATTTTAGAAAGCACAGAGTGTCAGCTCCTTGCTTATAATTCTTACAGCATTCAGCAGTTTGACCCAGTCAATCAGCAAACGATTTTCTCAAAGGAATGTCCGGGGTCTGTAGTCGATTGGTTAAAGAAAACAGGGGTCATCGAGCGGCTTCACAAGGAGTCAAAGCCTTTTTATGTGAGCG
Encoded proteins:
- the pruA gene encoding L-glutamate gamma-semialdehyde dehydrogenase, with amino-acid sequence MTTPYKHEPFTDFSQEENRKAFEQALAKVTESLGQTYPLVINGERIETKDQIVSINPAKKDEVVGTVSKAGKEEAEQAVQAAAKAFETWRYTSPEERASVIFRAAASIRRKKHEYSALLVKEAGKPWNEADADTAEAIDFLEYYARQMLELAKGKPVNSREGEHNQYVYTPTGVTLVIPPWNFLFAIMAGTTVAPIVTGNTVVLKPASATPVIAARFVEELEQAGLPKGVVNFVPGSGAEVGDYLVDHPKTSLITFTGSREVGTRIFERAAKVQPGQQHLKRVIAEMGGKDTVVVDEDADVELAANAIFTSAFGFSGQKCSAGSRAVVHEKLYDQVIERVKEITETKTTANPLSADVYMGPVIDQASFDKITDYIEVGKQEGRLVTGGTSDNSEGYFIHPTIFADLEPTSRLMQEEIFGPVLAFSKVSSFDEALEVANNTEYGLTGAVITNNRDHINRAKQEFHVGNLYFNRNCTGAIVGYHPFGGFKMSGTDSKAGGPDYLALHMQAKTISEMF